Proteins from a single region of Methanotorris igneus Kol 5:
- a CDS encoding ATP-binding protein produces MIKFYDREKELNYLKTYCQLIPNSILFIYGPKSSGKSTVMKRVIKDLEDREDLVFFYYNLRKYATTTKEEFLNVFFEKGDKKYLRNTLELNFKIFKFGVDEDYDFKNVSLNDVFRKINEDINAVVEEGKKPILIIDELQKLKSIYFNGNKSLLNELFNLFVSLTKMEHLCHVICLTSDSLFINEVYSNSSLAETSKFYLVDWLNKEDIKKILKEENFNKREINYAISYISLPYEIFDLVENKKLGVSVEETIRNWINVEEERIRYFIRTNLNKKEEILETLSLFEDDLYIKSKYIDDELFSTFKMLIESEILFYDVVNGIIKPTSLKKWYAIKNIIE; encoded by the coding sequence ATGATTAAATTCTATGATAGGGAGAAAGAACTAAATTATCTAAAAACTTACTGTCAATTAATCCCAAATTCAATTTTATTTATTTATGGCCCTAAATCTTCAGGAAAATCAACGGTTATGAAGAGGGTTATTAAAGATTTAGAAGATAGGGAAGATTTGGTCTTCTTCTATTACAATCTAAGAAAATATGCTACAACAACAAAAGAGGAATTCTTAAATGTGTTTTTTGAAAAGGGGGATAAAAAATATTTGAGAAATACCTTAGAATTAAACTTTAAGATATTTAAATTTGGAGTTGATGAAGATTATGATTTTAAAAACGTCTCTTTAAACGACGTTTTTAGAAAGATAAATGAAGACATTAATGCTGTTGTTGAAGAAGGAAAGAAACCAATCTTAATCATTGATGAATTGCAAAAATTAAAAAGTATTTATTTTAACGGAAATAAGTCACTATTAAATGAATTATTCAATTTATTTGTATCTTTAACAAAAATGGAACATCTTTGTCACGTTATTTGCTTAACATCAGATAGCTTATTTATTAATGAAGTTTATAGCAACTCTTCATTGGCAGAAACTTCAAAATTTTATTTAGTTGACTGGTTAAACAAAGAGGATATTAAAAAAATTCTAAAAGAAGAGAATTTTAATAAGAGGGAAATAAATTATGCCATAAGTTATATATCCTTGCCTTATGAAATATTTGATTTGGTTGAAAATAAAAAATTGGGGGTCTCAGTTGAAGAAACTATAAGGAATTGGATTAATGTTGAGGAAGAGAGGATTAGATACTTTATAAGAACAAATTTGAACAAAAAAGAGGAGATATTAGAGACATTAAGTTTATTTGAAGATGACCTTTATATAAAGAGTAAATATATTGATGATGAATTATTTAGCACTTTTAAAATGTTAATAGAAAGTGAAATTTTGTTTTATGATGTAGTTAATGGTATTATAAAACCAACATCATTAAAAAAATGGTATGCAATTAAAAATATTATTGAATAA
- a CDS encoding RecB-family nuclease: MFIALHNTYSAKQVEEFARIVFGFGVDTIVITKATGSAAQSGVPVAHKLACRLGKNVLFFEDLDDAIEVLRPEKVILIGNKETCDKEVDFNSIGKNDLVVFCGASTGFTKLELEKGEGVYLTENEVGAIGGVAIFLYKMKELQLL, from the coding sequence ATGTTCATCGCATTGCACAACACATACAGTGCTAAGCAGGTTGAAGAATTTGCAAGAATAGTATTTGGTTTTGGTGTTGATACAATAGTTATAACAAAGGCAACGGGTTCAGCTGCTCAAAGTGGAGTGCCAGTTGCTCATAAATTGGCATGTAGATTAGGGAAGAATGTGTTATTCTTTGAAGATTTAGATGATGCAATAGAGGTTTTAAGGCCAGAAAAAGTTATACTAATTGGAAACAAAGAAACATGCGATAAAGAAGTTGACTTTAACAGCATTGGAAAGAATGATTTGGTTGTCTTCTGTGGAGCTTCAACTGGCTTCACAAAATTGGAGTTGGAGAAAGGGGAGGGTGTATATTTAACTGAAAATGAAGTTGGAGCCATTGGAGGAGTTGCAATATTCTTATATAAGATGAAAGAATTGCAATTGTTATAA
- a CDS encoding DNA-directed DNA polymerase II small subunit, with amino-acid sequence MIENFLEIEVLLSPNVYKRIKNLDGKEVEELINKIKEFKTINDKFILLDEHFLDIFLNHDLDWIVKEYGNFDFIAYYTGEKFEIKKEDKKEVKEEKKKIVDDAEREEIIKKILSREEEDKEKIEEEKRKAEREKRMSEIRRLKSINTSIKWYAKDIDAIIKVYDDTDVSGKSTCEGTIDDFIKYFNDRYERVKKLIERKVQRRAYPLSEIKKKRREDNIFVVGIVSDVNTTKNGHKLVEIEDKNASFTVLLTKEKIANGELPDDILLDEVIGFIGTINDKGNLMFADRAIRPDITPKEPNRTDEQIYVAFLSDIHVGSYEFMKDTFNKFIEFLNGNVSNGVEEKVVSRIKYISIAGDLVDGVGIYPGQEEDLYEIDIMSQYEEIALYLEQIPEHIHVIISPGNHDAVRPAEPQPKLPEKITKLFNMDNVTFVGNPAMVNVHGLDFLLYHGRSFDDIVGLVPSAKYTEPSTIMKELLKRRLLCPTYGGRCPIAPEHKDYLVIEREPDIFHTGHIHINGYGIYKGVAMVNSGTFQEQTAFQKKMGIKPTPGIVPILDLSKIGMSGHYLEWDNGKLIVKG; translated from the coding sequence ATGATTGAAAATTTTTTAGAGATTGAGGTTCTTTTATCCCCAAATGTCTATAAGCGTATCAAAAATTTGGATGGGAAGGAAGTTGAGGAACTAATTAATAAAATCAAAGAATTTAAAACTATAAATGATAAGTTTATTTTGTTGGATGAACACTTTTTGGATATCTTTTTGAATCATGATTTGGATTGGATTGTGAAAGAGTATGGAAATTTTGATTTTATCGCATATTATACAGGAGAGAAATTTGAAATAAAAAAAGAGGATAAAAAAGAAGTTAAAGAAGAAAAGAAAAAAATAGTTGATGATGCTGAAAGAGAGGAGATAATCAAAAAAATATTGTCAAGAGAAGAGGAAGATAAAGAAAAAATAGAAGAGGAAAAAAGAAAAGCAGAAAGAGAAAAAAGAATGAGTGAAATTAGGAGACTCAAGAGTATAAACACAAGTATCAAATGGTATGCAAAGGATATTGATGCAATAATAAAAGTTTATGATGACACAGATGTTTCTGGAAAATCGACATGTGAGGGGACAATTGATGATTTCATAAAATATTTCAATGATAGGTATGAGAGGGTTAAAAAGCTTATTGAGAGAAAAGTTCAAAGAAGAGCATATCCTTTAAGTGAGATAAAGAAAAAGAGAAGAGAAGATAACATATTCGTTGTTGGTATTGTCTCAGATGTAAATACAACAAAAAATGGGCATAAGTTGGTTGAAATAGAGGATAAGAACGCTTCATTTACAGTGTTGTTAACAAAAGAAAAAATAGCTAATGGAGAATTGCCTGATGATATCCTTTTAGATGAGGTTATTGGATTTATTGGAACGATAAATGATAAAGGAAATTTAATGTTTGCTGATAGGGCTATTAGGCCCGATATTACACCAAAAGAACCAAATAGAACAGATGAGCAAATCTATGTTGCATTTTTATCAGATATTCACGTTGGGAGTTATGAATTTATGAAAGATACCTTTAACAAATTTATAGAATTTTTAAATGGAAATGTGAGTAATGGGGTTGAAGAGAAAGTTGTCAGTAGGATAAAATATATCTCAATTGCTGGGGATTTGGTGGATGGAGTTGGAATCTACCCTGGGCAGGAGGAGGATTTGTATGAGATAGATATTATGTCGCAATATGAGGAGATTGCATTGTATTTAGAGCAAATTCCAGAGCATATTCATGTTATTATTTCTCCAGGAAACCACGATGCTGTTAGACCAGCAGAACCACAACCAAAACTTCCAGAGAAGATTACTAAGTTGTTCAACATGGATAACGTAACATTTGTGGGTAATCCTGCAATGGTGAATGTCCATGGTTTGGATTTCCTCCTATATCACGGTAGAAGTTTTGACGATATTGTTGGATTAGTGCCATCTGCAAAATACACAGAACCATCAACTATCATGAAGGAATTGTTAAAGAGAAGATTGCTATGTCCAACCTATGGAGGAAGATGTCCAATTGCCCCAGAACATAAGGATTATTTGGTTATTGAAAGGGAACCAGATATTTTCCACACTGGGCACATTCACATAAATGGTTATGGTATTTATAAAGGAGTAGCAATGGTTAACAGCGGGACATTCCAAGAACAAACAGCATTCCAGAAAAAAATGGGTATTAAGCCAACACCAGGAATTGTACCGATACTCGACTTGTCTAAAATAGGAATGAGTGGGCACTATTTAGAATGGGACAATGGAAAATTGATTGTAAAGGGATGA
- a CDS encoding geranylgeranylglyceryl/heptaprenylglyceryl phosphate synthase — translation MEIKIGKVEKKLNKIIEEEGAIYLVLIDPDEKNIEEIAEKVKDYADAIMIGGSIGVINLDEVTKKIKEITKLPTILFPGNVDGLTQYADAVFFMSLMNSTNPYWIVNAPTLGSLTIKKFGLEPIPMAYLCVEPAKRTAVGFVGEINEIPQRKPEIAAMYCLSAKYFGMRWAYLEAGSGAEYPVSNEMIAISKKLSGINIIVGGGIRKPEIAYEKVLSGADAVVTGNLLEKDPNAVEEMYDAIKKAGREKLKNQKK, via the coding sequence ATGGAAATAAAAATTGGGAAGGTTGAAAAAAAATTAAACAAAATAATTGAAGAAGAGGGAGCCATTTATTTGGTTTTAATTGATCCAGATGAGAAAAATATTGAAGAAATAGCAGAGAAAGTTAAAGATTACGCAGATGCAATAATGATTGGTGGAAGTATTGGAGTTATTAATTTAGATGAAGTTACTAAAAAAATAAAGGAAATAACAAAACTCCCAACAATTTTATTCCCTGGAAATGTTGATGGGCTAACACAGTATGCAGATGCAGTATTTTTTATGTCCTTAATGAACTCAACAAACCCATACTGGATTGTAAATGCCCCAACATTGGGGAGTTTAACAATAAAAAAATTTGGTTTGGAGCCAATACCAATGGCATATCTCTGCGTTGAGCCAGCAAAAAGAACAGCAGTTGGTTTTGTTGGAGAAATAAATGAAATTCCACAAAGAAAGCCAGAGATAGCGGCGATGTATTGCCTCTCTGCTAAATACTTCGGTATGAGGTGGGCATATTTAGAGGCTGGAAGTGGGGCAGAATATCCAGTAAGCAACGAGATGATTGCAATCTCAAAAAAATTAAGTGGAATAAATATTATTGTTGGAGGAGGAATTAGAAAACCAGAGATTGCTTATGAGAAAGTTTTAAGTGGAGCAGATGCAGTTGTTACAGGGAACTTATTGGAGAAGGATCCTAATGCTGTTGAAGAGATGTATGATGCAATTAAGAAAGCAGGAAGGGAAAAACTTAAAAACCAGAAAAAATAA
- a CDS encoding homoserine dehydrogenase has product MKIILVGFGVIGRGVAKVIDEKKKLLKEKYGFEPKIVAICDSSGAAIDESGLDLKKAIEVKEKTGKIANYNGKKISSVEVIESIDADVVVEATPTNIKTGEPARTHILKAFENGKHVVTANKGPLALYFKELVESAEKHGVMFRYEASVGGAMPIINLAKETLAGNEIKSIKGILNGTTNYILTKMEKEKLDFNTVLKEAQELGIAETDPSQDIYGYDTAAKIVILANSIMGMNKTIDDVKIEGITRITPEAIELANKSGYTIKLIGEVKKNKLVVEPRLVQLDSPLNVKGTLNVAMFNTDLAKEVVIVGRGAGATETASAILSDLINIHLKVKEK; this is encoded by the coding sequence ATGAAGATAATATTGGTTGGATTTGGTGTTATAGGTAGAGGTGTTGCTAAGGTTATTGATGAGAAGAAAAAATTACTAAAGGAGAAATATGGATTTGAACCAAAGATTGTTGCTATCTGTGATAGTAGTGGAGCAGCGATAGATGAGAGTGGGCTTGATTTAAAAAAGGCAATTGAAGTTAAAGAAAAAACTGGGAAAATTGCTAATTACAATGGAAAAAAAATATCTTCCGTTGAGGTTATAGAAAGCATTGATGCGGATGTTGTTGTTGAGGCAACTCCAACAAACATAAAGACAGGAGAGCCAGCAAGAACACACATATTAAAGGCATTTGAAAATGGAAAGCATGTTGTTACTGCAAATAAAGGGCCATTAGCACTTTATTTTAAAGAATTAGTTGAATCTGCTGAAAAACATGGCGTTATGTTTAGATATGAGGCATCTGTTGGAGGGGCTATGCCAATAATAAACCTTGCAAAGGAAACACTTGCAGGAAATGAAATAAAATCCATCAAAGGAATCTTAAATGGAACAACCAACTACATACTAACAAAAATGGAAAAAGAAAAACTTGATTTTAACACAGTCTTAAAAGAGGCTCAAGAATTAGGAATTGCTGAAACTGATCCATCTCAGGATATTTATGGTTACGACACAGCGGCAAAGATTGTTATCCTTGCGAATTCAATTATGGGCATGAATAAGACAATAGATGATGTTAAAATTGAGGGAATAACAAGAATAACTCCTGAGGCAATAGAGTTGGCAAATAAGAGTGGTTATACAATAAAATTAATTGGAGAGGTTAAAAAGAATAAGTTGGTTGTAGAGCCGAGATTGGTTCAATTAGATAGTCCATTAAACGTTAAGGGAACTTTAAACGTTGCAATGTTTAATACTGATTTGGCAAAAGAAGTGGTTATTGTTGGAAGAGGAGCAGGAGCTACAGAAACTGCCTCAGCAATTTTGAGCGATTTGATAAACATCCATTTGAAGGTGAAAGAAAAATAA
- the cdhD gene encoding CO dehydrogenase/acetyl-CoA synthase subunit delta — protein sequence MDLNAIIKIIEKVGRIEIENIEITADELIINIPSAPPVVIPQTPTIKEKLAEEGIIEVPEVDWEKPVETYKGYIREVQFGKSKSEGGRGKVIKIGGQRTLYRFEEPQPNPPVVTFDIFDMPMHGLPAPVKKYFADVMEDPCEWARKCVKEFGADMVTIHHISTDPKIKDTPPREAAKLMEELLQAVDVPFVIGGSGDPKKDPLVLEACAEAAEGERCLLASANLELDYKKVAEAAMKYDHNVLSWTIMDPNMAKDLNRRLISVGLDPNRIVMDPTTCALGYGIEFSINAMTRLRLAGLKGDELVNMPMSSGTTNAIGAREAWMKNPEWGDREYRLPLWEITTGLTMLMSGVDIFMMLHPLSIKVLKEIGKSLITKPGEVKINTNNYEWITAQ from the coding sequence ATGGATCTGAATGCCATTATAAAAATAATAGAGAAAGTAGGACGCATAGAGATAGAGAACATAGAAATTACTGCAGACGAACTAATAATAAACATACCTTCAGCTCCTCCAGTAGTTATTCCACAAACGCCAACAATAAAAGAAAAACTTGCAGAAGAAGGAATTATTGAGGTTCCAGAAGTTGACTGGGAAAAGCCAGTTGAAACATACAAAGGATATATCAGAGAAGTTCAATTTGGAAAATCAAAATCAGAAGGGGGAAGAGGAAAAGTCATTAAAATTGGTGGGCAAAGAACATTGTACAGATTTGAGGAACCACAGCCAAATCCACCAGTTGTTACATTTGATATCTTTGATATGCCTATGCATGGCTTACCAGCACCAGTTAAGAAATACTTTGCAGATGTTATGGAAGATCCTTGTGAATGGGCAAGAAAATGTGTTAAGGAATTTGGTGCAGATATGGTAACAATCCACCACATTTCAACAGACCCAAAAATTAAAGATACTCCACCAAGAGAAGCAGCTAAGTTGATGGAGGAATTATTACAAGCTGTAGATGTTCCATTTGTTATTGGGGGTAGTGGAGATCCAAAAAAAGATCCATTAGTATTGGAAGCGTGTGCTGAAGCTGCAGAAGGGGAGAGGTGCTTGTTGGCATCTGCCAACCTTGAACTTGACTACAAAAAGGTTGCAGAAGCGGCTATGAAGTATGACCATAACGTCTTATCATGGACAATTATGGATCCAAACATGGCAAAAGATTTGAACAGAAGGTTAATTTCTGTAGGTTTAGACCCAAACAGGATTGTCATGGACCCAACAACTTGTGCATTAGGTTATGGAATTGAGTTTTCAATAAATGCAATGACAAGATTGAGATTGGCAGGATTGAAAGGGGATGAATTAGTAAACATGCCAATGTCATCTGGAACAACAAACGCTATTGGGGCAAGAGAAGCATGGATGAAAAACCCAGAATGGGGAGATAGAGAATATAGATTGCCATTATGGGAAATAACAACAGGATTAACAATGCTAATGAGTGGAGTAGATATATTCATGATGCTTCACCCATTATCAATAAAGGTCTTAAAAGAAATTGGAAAATCACTTATAACAAAACCAGGAGAAGTTAAAATAAACACAAACAACTATGAATGGATTACTGCACAATAA
- the acsC gene encoding acetyl-CoA decarbonylase/synthase complex subunit gamma: MAKVSAMDIYKLLPKTNCKKCGEPSCMAFATKLQNKEIDIDKCPILNTPKFEENRKKLIEMISPPVKEVWFGNDKKKCVMGGDEVMYRFELAFFNPTPIGIDIADTLPDEEIKNRAKYIEDFTFERTGEKLKLDFIAIRNASNDAEKLKNAIKIVQENTEMPIAICSLNPNNIKEALDVVKSKPLIYAATEDNLDEMIKVLKEAKKNGKNFALVLSSNNVKTLKQMAAKCLANGIEDLVFDPHTYPENIADTIDNFVMIRRSAIERGDKYLGFPILGLPINAYYYVKNKENLIESFIPDKEKAAGIYEATIANVLMNRYADALIMHGTEIWELMPVLTLRQAIYTDPRKPQAVEPGLYPIGNPDENSPVIMTTNFSLTYYTVVGDFEKDNVTCWLLVLDTGGRAVDVSVAGGQYCGENAKKLIEETKIEEKVNHRILILPALAASTRGDIEDKTGWTCVVGTRDSSQVGEFLRKNWERILNEWKEKNNLNNKQ, from the coding sequence ATGGCAAAAGTAAGTGCAATGGACATTTATAAATTACTCCCAAAAACGAACTGTAAAAAATGTGGAGAACCATCATGCATGGCATTTGCCACAAAGCTACAAAACAAAGAGATAGATATTGATAAATGTCCTATACTAAACACTCCAAAATTCGAAGAAAATAGGAAAAAACTTATAGAGATGATATCTCCACCAGTTAAAGAAGTTTGGTTTGGAAATGATAAGAAAAAATGCGTAATGGGTGGAGACGAAGTAATGTACAGATTTGAGTTGGCATTTTTCAACCCAACACCAATAGGTATTGATATTGCTGATACGTTACCTGATGAGGAGATAAAAAACAGGGCAAAATACATTGAGGACTTCACATTTGAAAGAACTGGAGAGAAGTTAAAACTTGACTTTATTGCTATAAGAAATGCATCAAATGATGCAGAAAAGCTTAAAAATGCAATAAAAATCGTGCAAGAAAACACCGAAATGCCAATTGCAATCTGCTCATTAAATCCAAACAACATAAAAGAGGCATTGGATGTTGTAAAATCAAAACCATTAATTTACGCTGCAACTGAGGATAACCTTGATGAGATGATTAAAGTATTAAAAGAAGCAAAGAAAAACGGTAAGAACTTTGCTTTGGTGCTATCTTCAAATAACGTAAAAACATTGAAACAAATGGCCGCAAAATGCCTTGCAAATGGCATTGAGGATTTGGTGTTTGACCCTCACACATACCCAGAGAACATTGCAGACACAATAGACAACTTTGTAATGATTAGAAGAAGTGCCATTGAAAGAGGAGATAAATATCTTGGATTCCCAATATTGGGCTTGCCTATAAACGCCTACTATTACGTTAAGAATAAAGAAAATCTAATAGAAAGCTTTATTCCAGATAAAGAAAAAGCAGCGGGCATATATGAAGCAACCATTGCAAATGTTCTCATGAATAGATATGCAGATGCATTAATCATGCATGGAACTGAAATATGGGAGTTAATGCCAGTATTAACGCTTAGACAAGCAATCTACACTGATCCAAGAAAACCACAGGCAGTTGAGCCAGGATTGTATCCAATAGGTAATCCAGATGAGAATAGCCCAGTAATAATGACAACAAACTTCTCATTAACATACTATACAGTTGTTGGTGACTTTGAGAAGGATAACGTAACATGCTGGTTGCTTGTCTTAGATACTGGTGGAAGAGCAGTTGACGTTTCAGTTGCAGGTGGACAGTATTGTGGAGAAAATGCTAAGAAATTGATTGAAGAAACAAAAATAGAAGAAAAAGTAAATCATAGGATCCTCATCCTCCCAGCATTAGCTGCATCAACAAGAGGAGATATTGAAGATAAAACTGGTTGGACTTGTGTTGTTGGAACAAGAGATTCTTCACAAGTTGGAGAGTTCTTAAGGAAAAATTGGGAGAGAATATTGAATGAATGGAAAGAGAAAAACAATTTAAACAATAAACAATAA
- a CDS encoding 3-dehydroquinate synthase II: protein MKFAWVNVIGDDWEDRKEIVKCALESSIPTIMAKSEDIEKIKELGNIKVASNDLNADIVVINKNDDLEALREAKKMGKETAIYIPIESKDDEIFASEVSRLDFVDNIILEGRDWTIIPLENLIADLFNEDVKIIAAVNSIKEAKTAYEILEKGVDGVLLFPNDLNDIKELVELLENINAQRVELDVATIKRVEPVGSGDRVCIDTCSLMEIGEGMLIGSYSRGLFLVHSETVENPYVSTRPFRVNAGPVHAYILCPGNKTKYLSELKAGDKVLIVNKDGRAREAIVGRVKIEKRPLMLIEAEYKGDIIRTILQNAETIRLVREDGTPVSIVDLKEGDKVLIKPDENARHFGMAIKETIIEK, encoded by the coding sequence ATGAAATTCGCATGGGTTAATGTTATTGGAGATGATTGGGAGGATAGAAAAGAAATTGTAAAATGTGCATTAGAATCAAGTATCCCTACTATTATGGCAAAGAGCGAAGATATAGAAAAAATAAAGGAATTAGGAAATATAAAAGTAGCATCAAACGATTTAAATGCTGATATTGTTGTTATAAACAAGAATGATGATTTGGAAGCATTGAGGGAAGCAAAAAAAATGGGCAAAGAAACTGCCATTTACATACCAATTGAGAGCAAAGATGATGAGATATTCGCATCAGAAGTTAGTAGGTTAGATTTTGTTGATAACATCATATTAGAGGGAAGAGATTGGACAATCATTCCATTAGAAAACCTCATCGCAGATTTGTTTAATGAGGATGTGAAGATAATAGCGGCAGTAAACTCAATAAAAGAGGCAAAAACTGCATATGAAATTTTAGAAAAAGGTGTTGATGGAGTTTTATTGTTCCCAAATGATTTAAATGATATAAAAGAATTAGTAGAACTCCTCGAAAACATAAACGCCCAGAGAGTTGAGTTAGACGTAGCTACAATCAAAAGAGTTGAACCTGTTGGTAGTGGAGATAGGGTTTGCATAGACACTTGCTCATTAATGGAAATTGGAGAAGGTATGTTAATTGGTTCATACTCAAGAGGGTTGTTTTTAGTGCATTCTGAAACCGTAGAGAACCCATACGTTTCAACAAGGCCTTTTAGAGTCAATGCAGGACCAGTTCATGCATACATTTTATGTCCGGGAAATAAGACAAAATACTTAAGTGAATTGAAGGCAGGAGATAAAGTATTGATTGTGAATAAAGATGGAAGGGCAAGAGAAGCTATCGTTGGACGCGTGAAAATTGAGAAGAGGCCATTAATGCTCATTGAAGCAGAATATAAAGGAGACATAATAAGGACAATTCTACAAAATGCAGAAACCATTAGGTTGGTTAGAGAGGATGGAACACCAGTATCAATCGTAGATTTAAAAGAGGGAGATAAAGTTCTAATAAAACCTGATGAAAATGCAAGACACTTTGGGATGGCAATTAAAGAGACGATTATAGAAAAATAA
- the hxlB gene encoding 6-phospho-3-hexuloisomerase: MFILIGEILPRIIKNIELLIEFERDENLKNKLNSFLDAIINAKNIFVFGVGRSGLVGKAFAMRLMHLGFNVYVVGETICPSFKKGDLLIAISGSGETTLTIEIAKKADNVVAITCNVPNTLAKISNIWIPICISKNEYLPLGTAFEHIAFIFLDIVVALLMERLGISEKEMKERHCNLQ; encoded by the coding sequence GTGTTTATTTTGATTGGTGAAATTCTCCCCCGCATAATAAAAAATATAGAATTGTTAATTGAATTTGAACGTGATGAAAACCTAAAAAATAAATTAAATTCTTTTTTAGATGCCATTATAAACGCAAAGAATATTTTTGTTTTTGGTGTGGGTAGGAGTGGGCTAGTAGGAAAGGCATTTGCAATGCGTTTAATGCATTTGGGATTTAACGTTTATGTAGTTGGAGAAACAATATGCCCATCTTTCAAGAAGGGGGATTTATTAATAGCTATTTCAGGTAGTGGGGAAACCACATTAACCATAGAAATAGCAAAAAAAGCAGATAATGTCGTTGCAATAACTTGCAATGTTCCAAACACGCTCGCAAAAATCTCCAATATCTGGATTCCTATATGTATATCAAAAAATGAATACCTTCCATTAGGCACAGCATTTGAGCATATAGCATTTATTTTTTTAGATATTGTTGTGGCGTTATTGATGGAGAGATTGGGAATTTCAGAGAAAGAAATGAAAGAAAGACACTGTAACCTACAATAA
- a CDS encoding serine/threonine-protein kinase RIO2, whose translation MIKKLIEYLKQTHPDDLKVLKVIELLMRYHEWVPVDEIVKKTKMDEKDVLYRLKRLNRFDFVHRSRYGYRLSFGGYDALAMNAFIKKGIIKAVGSELGVGKEGDVYNILLEDGREAVLKFHKHGRTCFTRGKRYREYLADKHHISWLYTSRLTAEREFEILNELFPIVKVPEPIEQNRHAIIMGKIYGDELKRVDLEELGVDANKLFWDIIEEIKKAYELGYIHGDLSEFNILIDENGDFVIIDWPQAVSIYHPDAEFYLKRDIGNVVRHFKRYKIKEDVDKLYEYVTNKNKNEEDENDKNDENKGEDKD comes from the coding sequence ATAATTAAAAAATTAATTGAATATTTAAAGCAAACTCATCCAGATGATTTGAAGGTTTTAAAGGTAATAGAGTTACTTATGAGATATCATGAGTGGGTTCCAGTTGATGAAATAGTTAAGAAAACTAAAATGGATGAGAAAGATGTTTTGTATAGGTTAAAGAGGTTGAACAGATTTGACTTCGTGCATCGTTCAAGGTATGGTTATAGGTTATCTTTTGGGGGATATGATGCCCTTGCTATGAACGCATTTATTAAAAAAGGAATTATAAAGGCAGTTGGTAGTGAGTTAGGTGTTGGTAAAGAGGGGGATGTTTATAACATTCTTCTTGAAGATGGGAGGGAGGCGGTTTTAAAATTCCACAAGCATGGAAGGACGTGCTTTACAAGGGGAAAGAGGTATAGGGAATATCTCGCAGATAAACATCATATAAGTTGGCTCTATACTTCAAGGTTAACAGCGGAGAGGGAATTTGAAATATTAAATGAACTATTTCCTATTGTAAAAGTTCCAGAACCTATAGAGCAAAATAGGCATGCAATAATTATGGGTAAAATATATGGGGATGAGTTGAAAAGAGTCGATTTGGAGGAGTTGGGAGTAGATGCAAATAAATTGTTTTGGGATATTATTGAAGAAATAAAAAAGGCCTATGAATTGGGGTATATTCATGGAGATTTGAGTGAATTCAATATTTTAATTGATGAAAATGGAGATTTTGTTATAATAGATTGGCCTCAGGCAGTAAGTATTTACCACCCAGATGCAGAGTTTTATTTGAAAAGAGATATAGGCAATGTGGTTAGACACTTTAAGAGGTATAAGATAAAAGAGGATGTTGATAAGTTGTATGAGTATGTGACAAATAAAAATAAAAATGAAGAAGATGAAAATGATAAGAATGATGAAAATAAAGGTGAAGATAAAGATTAA